In Chryseobacterium lactis, a single genomic region encodes these proteins:
- the nrfD gene encoding NrfD/PsrC family molybdoenzyme membrane anchor subunit, with protein MSGHYEAPIREPLIIGHKTYHDITEDIARPIEERAGKLWWISLYAALVLFIYGFGCIAYTIGTGIGAWGLNRTINWGWDITNFVWWVGIGHAGTLISAVLLLFRQRWRMSVNRSAEAMTIFAVVQAAIFPVIHMGRVWVGYWVFPLPNQFGSLWGNFNSPLLWDVFAISTYFSVSTVFWFMGLIPDFAMIRDRAKTPWTKKIYTFLAFGWGGKAKHWQRFEELSLVLAGLATPLVFSVHTTVSFDFATSVIKGWHSTIYPPYFVAGAIFSGFAMVQTLLLVARKVCHLEEYITMYHIEIMNIVIILTGGMVTVAYATEYFIGWYSGSRFEDFTYLSPGAAVGPYWWAFWALITCNLIIPASFWFKRLRTNIIWTFIVALIINIGMWFERFDIIVINLSRDYLPGSWTMFKPTIIDVGVYLGTIGFFSVLFLLYARTFPVIAQAELKSILKISGETYKAKEGDEHH; from the coding sequence ATGTCAGGACATTACGAAGCTCCGATAAGGGAACCTCTAATTATTGGTCACAAAACTTATCACGATATCACAGAAGATATTGCACGACCTATCGAAGAAAGAGCAGGTAAATTATGGTGGATTTCATTATATGCAGCCTTAGTTCTATTCATCTATGGATTCGGATGTATCGCTTATACTATCGGGACAGGTATTGGAGCATGGGGGCTTAACAGAACTATTAACTGGGGTTGGGATATTACCAACTTCGTATGGTGGGTAGGTATCGGTCACGCCGGGACCCTAATCTCAGCAGTATTATTATTATTTAGACAGAGATGGAGAATGTCTGTAAACAGATCTGCAGAGGCGATGACGATCTTTGCGGTTGTACAGGCAGCAATCTTCCCTGTAATCCACATGGGTAGAGTTTGGGTTGGATACTGGGTATTCCCATTACCAAACCAATTCGGTTCTCTTTGGGGGAACTTCAACTCTCCTCTACTTTGGGACGTATTTGCAATCTCTACGTATTTCTCTGTATCAACTGTATTCTGGTTTATGGGATTAATCCCTGACTTTGCAATGATCAGAGATAGAGCGAAAACTCCTTGGACTAAAAAGATTTATACATTCCTTGCCTTCGGTTGGGGTGGTAAAGCAAAGCACTGGCAAAGATTCGAAGAACTTTCTTTGGTTCTAGCAGGTTTGGCAACTCCACTTGTATTCTCGGTACACACAACCGTATCTTTTGACTTCGCAACTTCAGTAATTAAAGGATGGCACTCTACGATCTATCCTCCTTACTTCGTTGCTGGTGCAATCTTCTCAGGATTCGCAATGGTACAAACGTTATTGTTGGTAGCAAGAAAAGTATGTCACTTAGAAGAGTATATTACAATGTATCATATCGAAATTATGAACATCGTAATCATCTTAACCGGTGGTATGGTAACTGTAGCTTATGCTACTGAATATTTCATCGGATGGTACTCAGGATCTAGATTTGAAGATTTTACATATCTATCTCCAGGTGCTGCAGTAGGACCTTACTGGTGGGCTTTCTGGGCATTGATTACTTGTAACTTGATTATTCCGGCTTCTTTCTGGTTCAAAAGACTAAGAACGAACATTATCTGGACTTTCATCGTTGCATTGATCATCAACATCGGTATGTGGTTTGAGCGTTTCGATATCATCGTTATCAACCTTTCCAGAGACTACTTACCAGGATCTTGGACAATGTTTAAGCCAACGATCATTGATGTGGGTGTATACTTAGGAACAATCGGATTCTTCTCTGTATTATTCTTATTATATGCAAGAACATTCCCTGTAATTGCACAGGCTGAATTAAAATCGATTTTGAAAATCTCAGGTGAAACTTATAAAGCAAAAGAAGGAGATGAGCACCACTAA
- a CDS encoding ZIP family metal transporter, whose protein sequence is MTSLLQKTILFSLIPVFMMIIGGIIAIYKKPGGNARSLILHFAAGVVFSVVAVEILPDVIKQHKPVQVVIGFALGLITMLFIKRFAETNKKEEEGITGSKLPISLLTGIGVDIFIDGILLGIGFSAGGSAGMLLAFALAIELLSLGMATATELGNNNLSKKKSIIIIIVLAILFFISAMLGVVLLRNSSESTMEIILSFALSALLFLVVEELLTEAHEEKETVWHTSSFFIGFLIFLILGMLV, encoded by the coding sequence ATGACATCATTACTTCAAAAAACAATTTTATTTAGCCTTATTCCTGTATTTATGATGATCATAGGTGGAATTATTGCTATTTATAAAAAACCTGGTGGTAATGCCAGAAGTCTTATTCTTCATTTTGCTGCCGGTGTGGTGTTTTCCGTTGTGGCAGTGGAAATTCTTCCCGATGTCATTAAACAGCATAAGCCTGTGCAGGTGGTTATAGGTTTTGCTCTGGGTTTAATAACAATGCTGTTCATCAAACGATTTGCAGAGACGAATAAAAAGGAAGAAGAAGGTATTACCGGAAGTAAGTTACCCATCAGCCTACTCACAGGTATTGGAGTTGATATTTTTATCGATGGAATATTATTGGGGATTGGGTTTTCGGCGGGGGGAAGTGCAGGAATGCTGCTTGCCTTTGCCTTGGCTATAGAGCTTCTGAGTTTGGGTATGGCAACGGCGACTGAGTTGGGAAATAATAATCTGAGTAAGAAGAAGTCCATTATAATAATCATTGTATTAGCGATACTCTTTTTTATAAGTGCCATGTTGGGAGTCGTACTTTTACGCAACTCATCTGAAAGCACTATGGAGATCATTCTCTCTTTCGCTTTATCAGCACTGTTGTTCCTTGTGGTTGAAGAGCTTCTGACCGAGGCCCATGAAGAAAAAGAAACGGTATGGCATACTTCATCGTTCTTTATTGGGTTTCTCATATTTCTGATATTGGGGATGCTGGTATAA
- a CDS encoding LTA synthase family protein, which translates to MFLKKIKPFLYLGIFYLIISLIIRAVFFFHPITTASFGFFEVVKVLFVGLLNDIFVFILASAILALYFLFLSNSKYKKPYGYIIFGALALFFLYIWLIPNNIFKQYGGSVTEIALTFVGIKTLFFGLMLFLPTQRIKIRNVLYFTTLLLYVLVIIFNGVSEYFFYNEFGVRYNFIAVDYLIYTNEVIGNIMESYPVIPLFSGIMIVTLTITWFIYKKTKDELLELPNFKQKMVLLGSFIVLCALSALAIPSLMQIKSDNVFADEIEANGLPKFYWAFTHNELDYFQFYSQINQQQAEKNLLSQYPQQTLSRNIAPEQPEQKKNVVLISIESLSADFMEHYGNTQKITPFLDSLADKSLLFTNLYATGNRTVRGLEALTLCIPPTAGESIIKRNDNKNKFTTGSVFKSKGYDVKFLYGGYSYFDNMQDFFGGNGYGIVDRNNFKPEEITFANVWGVADEDMARKAIQVMNAESKSGKPFFNHWMTVSNHRPFTYPDGRIDIPGTSKSREGGVKYTDYSLKLFFDMAKKQDWYKNTVFVIIADHCASSAGKTELPMDKYRIPAMIFSDGFIQPQKFDGLMSQIDVMPTLLGLLNFSYQSKFLGQDVFKKEFQPKAYIATYQDLGFVKDNRLTIISPVKKAKQYSLELEKSDLAPEFKLYYDEKLLKNTDQKLVDDAISAYQSTSYWLKTKQLNK; encoded by the coding sequence ATGTTTTTAAAAAAAATAAAGCCATTCCTCTATCTTGGAATTTTTTATCTTATTATTTCACTGATAATAAGAGCCGTATTCTTTTTCCATCCGATTACTACTGCTAGTTTTGGATTTTTCGAAGTCGTAAAAGTTCTGTTTGTAGGCCTTTTAAATGATATTTTTGTCTTTATTCTGGCCAGTGCAATACTGGCTCTCTACTTTCTCTTTCTTTCCAATTCGAAATACAAAAAACCTTACGGATACATTATTTTTGGAGCCCTGGCCCTATTTTTCCTTTATATATGGCTTATTCCAAATAATATTTTCAAACAATACGGAGGATCTGTGACGGAAATTGCTCTTACTTTTGTAGGGATAAAGACTCTTTTCTTCGGATTAATGCTTTTCCTCCCTACGCAGCGAATCAAAATCCGTAATGTACTCTATTTCACTACGCTTTTATTATATGTTCTGGTCATTATTTTCAACGGAGTAAGTGAATACTTCTTTTATAATGAATTTGGAGTAAGATATAATTTTATTGCAGTAGATTATCTGATCTATACCAATGAAGTTATCGGAAATATTATGGAAAGCTACCCGGTTATTCCCTTATTTTCCGGTATTATGATTGTTACGTTGACCATTACATGGTTTATTTATAAAAAAACAAAAGACGAGCTTCTCGAGCTTCCCAACTTTAAACAAAAAATGGTTTTACTGGGCTCATTTATCGTACTTTGTGCATTGAGTGCATTAGCAATTCCATCATTAATGCAGATCAAATCTGACAATGTATTTGCTGATGAAATTGAAGCCAACGGACTTCCTAAGTTCTACTGGGCCTTCACTCATAATGAACTCGATTATTTCCAGTTTTACTCTCAGATTAATCAACAACAGGCTGAAAAGAATCTCCTGAGTCAATACCCGCAGCAAACGCTTTCCAGAAATATCGCTCCGGAGCAGCCTGAACAAAAGAAAAATGTAGTGTTAATTTCTATTGAAAGTCTCTCAGCAGACTTCATGGAACATTATGGAAATACACAAAAAATCACTCCATTCTTAGACAGTCTGGCAGACAAGTCACTACTTTTCACCAATCTCTATGCAACAGGAAACAGAACAGTGCGTGGATTGGAAGCCCTGACACTTTGTATTCCTCCTACAGCCGGAGAAAGTATTATTAAAAGAAATGACAATAAAAATAAATTTACAACAGGAAGTGTCTTTAAATCCAAAGGCTATGATGTGAAGTTTTTATATGGTGGATATAGTTATTTTGATAATATGCAGGACTTCTTCGGAGGAAACGGATACGGTATTGTAGACAGGAATAACTTTAAACCGGAAGAAATTACTTTTGCCAATGTTTGGGGTGTTGCTGATGAAGATATGGCGAGAAAAGCAATTCAGGTAATGAATGCTGAATCCAAATCAGGAAAACCATTCTTTAATCATTGGATGACGGTTTCTAATCACAGACCTTTTACTTATCCTGATGGAAGAATCGATATTCCCGGAACCTCAAAATCCCGTGAAGGTGGTGTAAAATATACCGATTATTCTTTAAAACTGTTTTTCGATATGGCTAAAAAACAGGACTGGTATAAAAATACGGTCTTTGTGATCATTGCCGACCACTGTGCTTCCAGTGCAGGAAAAACAGAACTTCCAATGGACAAATACAGAATTCCTGCGATGATCTTCTCTGATGGATTTATTCAGCCTCAGAAGTTTGATGGTCTTATGTCACAGATCGATGTAATGCCTACTCTATTAGGATTGCTTAATTTCAGTTATCAGTCCAAGTTTTTGGGCCAGGATGTCTTCAAAAAAGAATTCCAACCTAAGGCGTATATTGCAACCTACCAGGATTTAGGATTTGTAAAAGATAATCGCTTAACGATTATTTCACCTGTGAAAAAAGCAAAACAGTATTCTTTGGAATTGGAAAAGAGTGATCTCGCTCCGGAGTTTAAACTTTATTACGACGAAAAGCTGTTAAAAAACACAGATCAGAAACTGGTAGATGATGCCATTTCTGCTTATCAGTCTACGTCGTACTGGCTGAAAACAAAACAGCTGAATAAATAG
- a CDS encoding quinol:cytochrome C oxidoreductase: MYSFSPKLKSTSIILLVVGLVLFGIGFFLNKGISTEKIEQMMEAVHASGHTAPTHSSEMVGPQDHNAHLEHAAMQIHNSPLASIHFVAVFFFGVSCAVLFFYCIQHAAHAGWPIIITRVMEAIASYIPFGGAILVIIMLLNIFHQGHLFHWMDPDLTDPNSAHFDVILFEKKRFLNIPFYAIRTLIYVIGASFFAWKLKAQSKKVDDTKSKVEYQMLYRWAVGYIAFFGFASAAWAWDWLMSIDPHWYSTMYIWYSMVSCLSSGIAVIILLSVYLKKNGFLPQFNDNHLHDLGVFLFATSMLWTYTWFAQFMLYWYANVPEEVNYFFGRFQHYGTTFLPMLIINFLLPLLVLVSSSIKRNYKVVTTMAVVVILGHLLDYFNMVMPGTVGPYWNTPEVFLLIAGAVLFVAGLFMFTVLSALSKLKLIPTGNPFLHESEIYEYPF; the protein is encoded by the coding sequence ATGTATAGTTTTTCACCAAAATTAAAATCAACTTCTATAATACTTCTTGTTGTAGGTTTAGTTCTTTTCGGTATTGGTTTCTTTTTGAACAAAGGAATTTCTACTGAGAAAATAGAACAAATGATGGAGGCTGTTCATGCTTCTGGTCATACTGCTCCTACACACTCAAGTGAAATGGTAGGACCTCAGGATCACAATGCTCATTTAGAGCATGCAGCAATGCAGATCCACAATTCGCCTTTAGCATCCATACATTTCGTAGCTGTATTCTTCTTCGGAGTAAGCTGTGCAGTATTATTTTTCTACTGTATTCAACATGCAGCGCATGCGGGATGGCCAATTATCATTACAAGAGTGATGGAGGCTATTGCTTCTTATATTCCTTTTGGAGGTGCTATCCTGGTAATAATCATGTTATTGAATATTTTCCACCAAGGTCACTTGTTCCACTGGATGGATCCGGATTTAACAGATCCAAACTCTGCACATTTCGATGTAATTTTATTTGAAAAGAAAAGATTCTTAAATATTCCTTTCTATGCAATAAGAACTCTTATTTATGTAATAGGTGCTTCATTCTTTGCATGGAAACTGAAAGCTCAGTCTAAGAAAGTAGATGATACAAAATCAAAAGTAGAGTATCAAATGCTTTACAGATGGGCAGTAGGATATATCGCATTCTTCGGATTTGCTTCTGCAGCTTGGGCTTGGGACTGGTTGATGTCTATTGACCCTCACTGGTATTCTACAATGTATATCTGGTATTCAATGGTTAGCTGCCTTTCAAGTGGTATTGCTGTTATCATTTTATTAAGTGTTTATCTTAAGAAAAATGGTTTCTTACCACAGTTCAATGACAACCACTTACACGATTTAGGAGTATTCCTTTTCGCTACAAGTATGCTTTGGACATATACATGGTTCGCTCAGTTTATGCTTTACTGGTATGCCAACGTACCGGAAGAGGTTAACTACTTCTTCGGAAGATTCCAGCACTATGGTACTACGTTCTTACCAATGCTAATCATCAACTTCTTATTACCTTTATTGGTATTAGTAAGTAGCAGCATCAAGAGAAACTATAAAGTAGTAACAACAATGGCTGTTGTAGTTATTTTAGGTCACCTTTTAGATTATTTCAATATGGTAATGCCTGGAACGGTAGGACCTTACTGGAACACTCCTGAAGTATTCCTATTAATAGCAGGAGCTGTTTTATTTGTAGCAGGATTGTTTATGTTTACTGTACTTTCAGCTTTATCAAAACTGAAGTTGATTCCTACAGGAAACCCATTCTTACACGAATCTGAAATTTATGAGTATCCTTTCTAA
- a CDS encoding c-type cytochrome yields MKKNVLKITAVLGLTTVLLNSCGPKENTPLVYFPDMYFPVAYDPLMKAQDAYSDHENEIPAFVKNNGATGLSPVEGSVAQNKDGVFEESLLPKNVDEYNAGYDASKKMTASPLNPANAAKDLERGKVLFDHTCAACHGTGGDGQGPIVQSGAFSGVPNYADREITVGSVHYVLTNGRNAMGSYAGQLNPGDRWRVAMYVMSAFKKGAAAPAAATAAAPATETTTETKK; encoded by the coding sequence ATGAAAAAGAATGTATTAAAAATTACAGCAGTTTTAGGTTTAACAACAGTTTTACTTAACTCTTGCGGACCAAAAGAAAATACACCTTTGGTATATTTCCCGGATATGTATTTTCCGGTAGCTTATGATCCATTGATGAAAGCTCAGGATGCGTATTCAGATCATGAAAATGAGATTCCTGCTTTTGTTAAAAATAATGGTGCAACGGGTCTTTCTCCAGTAGAAGGATCAGTAGCTCAAAATAAAGATGGAGTTTTTGAAGAAAGCTTATTACCAAAGAATGTTGACGAGTACAATGCAGGGTATGACGCTTCTAAAAAAATGACAGCTTCTCCTTTAAATCCGGCTAACGCAGCTAAGGATCTTGAAAGAGGAAAAGTATTGTTTGACCACACTTGTGCCGCATGTCACGGAACAGGTGGTGATGGACAAGGACCTATTGTACAAAGTGGAGCATTTTCTGGGGTACCAAATTATGCTGACAGAGAAATTACTGTAGGGTCTGTTCATTATGTATTAACAAACGGTAGAAACGCGATGGGGTCTTATGCTGGACAGCTAAACCCTGGTGATAGATGGAGAGTAGCAATGTATGTGATGAGTGCTTTCAAAAAAGGAGCAGCAGCACCGGCAGCAGCTACAGCGGCGGCACCAGCAACTGAAACGACTACTGAAACTAAAAAATAA
- the ribH gene encoding 6,7-dimethyl-8-ribityllumazine synthase: protein MATVNLSDYKPLHISNAEDFSIGIVFAEWNDFVTYNLRDAALEILEKEGVKPENIKLFPVPGAFELSYASMQLCKERKFDAVISIGCVIRGETPHFDYVCSAVAQGIKDCNIMTDTPTIFCVLTDDNKEQSIARSGGDLGNKGVEAAVTALRMIDFKKKLSDKKGNIGFGHS from the coding sequence ATGGCAACAGTTAATCTTTCCGATTACAAGCCACTTCATATATCCAATGCCGAAGATTTTTCTATCGGCATTGTTTTTGCCGAGTGGAATGATTTTGTAACCTATAATCTTCGTGATGCAGCTTTGGAAATTCTTGAAAAAGAAGGAGTAAAGCCTGAAAACATCAAACTTTTTCCGGTTCCGGGAGCGTTTGAATTAAGCTACGCAAGCATGCAGCTTTGCAAAGAAAGAAAATTTGATGCGGTAATCTCTATCGGATGTGTGATCCGTGGCGAAACGCCTCACTTTGATTACGTTTGTTCTGCAGTAGCACAAGGTATTAAAGACTGTAACATCATGACTGATACTCCTACGATCTTCTGCGTATTGACAGATGACAACAAAGAGCAATCTATCGCAAGAAGTGGTGGCGACTTAGGAAATAAAGGAGTAGAAGCAGCCGTAACCGCTCTAAGAATGATTGATTTCAAAAAGAAACTATCTGATAAAAAAGGGAATATTGGTTTCGGACATTCTTAA
- a CDS encoding YfgM family protein, translating to MAKLGKNAQNEQEGKETVEFFKDLDREALNTERFLEKYSKPLGIVFGVLVLGVLGFFGYKQFVVAPKNTEAVKSFLAAQKNLAEGKDKEALGGKSAANPGFAGTYNEYSGTSVGQLSAYNAGLLKFKEGKFQEAYDLLDKFSSDNKTLVAMKYGAMADAKSGLNKNDEALSLLDKAATASDDPYTTYFFTRKAGVVALGLKKNAEAKKYFSAIDEKYQDYDNGMSDSYIEMTKYY from the coding sequence ATGGCAAAATTGGGAAAGAATGCTCAGAATGAGCAAGAAGGTAAAGAAACGGTTGAGTTCTTTAAAGACCTTGACAGAGAGGCTTTAAACACTGAGAGATTTCTTGAAAAATATTCAAAACCTCTGGGTATTGTATTTGGAGTTTTAGTGTTAGGCGTTTTAGGATTCTTCGGATACAAGCAATTTGTAGTTGCCCCTAAAAATACTGAAGCTGTAAAAAGTTTCCTTGCTGCTCAAAAAAACCTTGCAGAAGGTAAAGATAAAGAAGCTTTAGGAGGAAAATCAGCAGCAAACCCTGGTTTTGCAGGTACATATAATGAGTATTCAGGAACAAGTGTTGGACAGCTTTCCGCTTATAATGCCGGGTTACTGAAATTCAAAGAAGGAAAATTCCAGGAAGCATATGATCTTTTGGATAAATTTTCTTCTGACAACAAAACCTTGGTAGCCATGAAGTATGGTGCTATGGCAGATGCTAAATCAGGATTAAATAAGAACGATGAAGCTTTAAGTTTACTTGACAAAGCTGCTACTGCTTCTGATGATCCTTATACAACTTACTTCTTCACAAGAAAAGCAGGTGTTGTAGCTTTAGGATTAAAGAAAAACGCAGAGGCTAAAAAATATTTCTCTGCAATTGACGAGAAATATCAAGACTACGACAACGGAATGTCTGATTCTTATATAGAAATGACTAAATATTATTAA
- a CDS encoding adenine phosphoribosyltransferase, whose protein sequence is MASAELIKKLEDTIENIPDFPIPGIQFKDISPIFLDPKLYEDVIADLAAFSKGKVDAVCGIESRGYLFGIAIAVALEVPFILIRKAGKLPPPVISESYDLEYGSAIIETREGQIKKGQRILIHDDLLATGGTTEAAAKLVEKQGAIVSQFSFLIGLKGLNGDEKLKKFGAEVYHILGY, encoded by the coding sequence ATGGCTTCAGCAGAACTGATCAAAAAACTAGAAGATACTATCGAAAATATCCCGGATTTTCCAATTCCTGGAATACAGTTTAAGGATATTTCGCCCATCTTTTTAGACCCGAAACTTTATGAAGATGTAATTGCTGATCTGGCAGCGTTCAGCAAAGGCAAAGTAGATGCAGTGTGTGGAATAGAAAGCCGCGGTTATCTTTTTGGAATTGCAATTGCAGTTGCTTTGGAAGTTCCTTTCATCCTGATAAGAAAAGCAGGAAAACTCCCTCCCCCGGTTATTTCTGAAAGCTATGATCTGGAATACGGAAGTGCCATCATTGAAACTCGTGAGGGGCAGATTAAAAAAGGACAAAGAATTTTGATTCATGATGATCTTTTAGCTACAGGCGGAACTACTGAGGCAGCAGCCAAGTTAGTAGAAAAACAAGGTGCTATTGTTTCCCAGTTCAGCTTTCTGATCGGTTTGAAAGGACTAAATGGTGACGAAAAACTGAAAAAATTCGGTGCAGAAGTCTACCATATTTTAGGATATTAA
- a CDS encoding DUF3341 domain-containing protein, translating into MSTTKIVYGLYADDDDLMNGVKAFNDKGIKINEVYTPFPVHGLDKALGLKKTRISDAAFLYALYGVTIGATVTWYVMNHDWPQNIGGKPAFDWAHNMPAFVVPMFELMVFCAAHMMSLTFLVRNKMYPGAPAQNPDPRTTDDKFMMEFVTEDVESVKQLLIETGVEEITVKDA; encoded by the coding sequence ATGAGCACCACTAAAATTGTATACGGACTTTATGCTGACGACGACGATTTAATGAACGGCGTTAAAGCATTCAACGATAAAGGAATCAAAATAAACGAAGTTTATACTCCGTTTCCGGTTCACGGGCTAGACAAAGCTTTAGGGTTAAAGAAGACAAGAATTTCTGATGCTGCCTTTCTTTACGCTCTTTATGGTGTTACTATCGGTGCTACGGTAACCTGGTATGTAATGAACCATGACTGGCCACAGAATATTGGTGGTAAACCAGCATTTGACTGGGCACACAATATGCCGGCATTCGTAGTTCCAATGTTTGAATTGATGGTATTCTGTGCAGCTCACATGATGTCTTTAACTTTCTTGGTTAGAAACAAAATGTATCCAGGAGCTCCAGCTCAGAATCCGGACCCAAGAACAACTGATGATAAATTCATGATGGAATTCGTAACTGAAGATGTAGAATCTGTAAAACAGTTGCTAATTGAAACTGGAGTTGAAGAAATAACTGTTAAAGACGCTTAA